The following DNA comes from Pseudomonas marginalis.
CAACAACAATTTCCAGGACTGGTCCAACTAATCGCACTGGCAACACTGACTCGCGGACTGGACATTCTTCAAGAGAATCATCAAATAGTGGTTCAGCTCGATGGGGAAGAAAAAAAGTACCTCCTTATCAAGGACGACTCATCCCAGAAGTTTCGCTTGCCGACCGTTGGAGAACTGAGGTCCGACGAGCAGCTATTCGAACAGTTGAACAGCCAACAACTACAGCTGTGGAAAGATTTGGCTACCCTGATTTCCAGCGACCAATTGGCGCCTACGATCAAACGGGCCTTGGAAGAATGCCCTCCCAGAGGCGTCCTGCAACCGGACCTTATCGGTGAATTCTTTATCGATGAACTGTGGCGCACTCAAATGCCTTTCGCCCAGGCCTCCAGGCGACCCAGCGGGTTGCCGGTGCTGACCGATCCTTCACTTGAAGCCATCCTGACATCGGCGTGGTCCATCAACCCTCACAACCTGCTTCAAACCCTTGATGCGTTGAAAAAAACCACCACTAATATCCCTGGTTATTTGCGTTTGTTATCGATGCTTACCTCGGTCGCCTGCAAGTCTCCAGCCCCAAACAAATCGGCACCGTACATGCTGGCACGCTTGCTTTACAACGCAATGATCAAGCTCGGCACTGAAAAATCTGCGCCTCAACATACCCAGCAGGCATACGCGTTGCTAGCGACGTTGGCACAACGTTTTCCGACGGATCAGGAGGTGGGTTACAGACTGCACAAAGCGCATACACATTTGATCACTGACCCGTCATCCAAAGAGATCAATGATGAGCTAGCGCGGTCAGTCAACGTTGAGGCCGCGCAGTTCCTCAACGAATTCAAACAGTACCCAAATGACAGATTTGAGCTGTTCTGGGTCGACACCATCGACATCGTCACACGAGGGGCAATGGAGGAGCGTGATCCGGATAGGTTGGCTGAGGTGCTGGAGTCTACCCGGCTTGTTCAGGAGCATTTTGGTATGTCTCCCGACGTCAATGCCTTATTGGCAATGCTCTACTTAAAAATCGCGAATGACCTGTCAACGGCTGATGAAGACAACCGTGCGATCAAGTGTGAAATCATACCGCTCGCCGTGCGTTTTCTGCCTGCCCTCACCGCGCAGATCAAGAAAGGCATTGATCTTCCTGGGTTGAATCAGGCCGATCACGTGCGCATGACGCGGGCGATGGTGGATATCATGTTTGCCTTCACCAAACTCGCCATGCCACTGCCGGTATTGGAGCTAAAGCCGGTTTTAGAGCGTTCCCTGGCTAAAGTCATTGCCCCTGGCCCTGCCCTCACCATGAGCAGGGAAATGACTTTCTATGTTCAAGCGGCGTATCTGTCGCAAAAAAAAGTACCTGCCGCCATAGCGCTTGCATCCGTACTCAGGGCCGACGTCAATGCACCGTATTCAATTGAAGCTCTGCAATCGAGCCTGGTGGTGTGGGGCCAAGCATTGGAACTGTGTGTGGAAAACGGGGACCCGACTAGTTTTCTCGTCATCTGTGACAAGCTGTTTTCGATCTACCCGCTGCTCAGCGATGCTGGAAATATCATCGAGTACTTTACGCGTGCCCTGCTGTCACTGCGTGAAGGCATGCATGGGCTGTCTGTCGCAGAAGCATGCCTGGCCCGGTTTTCCGAACATTTAACGGCACGGACCACGGGAGCAAGCCGGTGCGCTTGCCTTTTTAAGGCTACCTATCTTGCAGCCGTTGGCATAGGGCTCAAGGACTCACAACAGCTCCTGGACAACCTTGAACAACTGTTCCTACTCATCAGACACCGCCTTGAATTCCCGGAACTGAATGAATGTTTGAATACCGCCTTGGTCCGTTACTGGTTCTCCAAAGGCTGCCCAATTCAAATGGAGGTGTTTGATAACTGTGAGCTCATTGTGGGTGCCGACGACACCCTTCTGATACGCGTCACTGACACAGAACACGTTGTCGTGAATGAAACAACGCTCTCGCTAGTCGAACAGGCAGAGGAATAACTGGGCTCCCCGTTTTCACCGCTACTGCCACCCGCCCCCCATCACCTTATACAAACTCACCCGATTACTCTGCTCCGCCAGGCGCAGGGTGATCAGGTCCTGTTGGGCGCTGTACAGCGAGCGTTGGGAATCCAGGGCTTCGAGGTAGCTTTGCGAGCCGGCGCGGTAGAGCGCGTCGGACAGGTCGTAGCTCTTCTGGCTCGCCTCGGTCAGCGCTTGCTGGGCGGTGAGGCGCTGGTCCAGGGTGCTGCGCACGGCCAGGGCGTCGGCGACTTCCTTGAATGCGGTTTGCAGGGTTTGCTGGTAGGTCTGCACCTGGATCTCTTTCTCGACCTTGGCCGCATCCAGGGTCGCGCGGTTGCTGCCGGCATCGAAGATCGGCACGCTGATGCTCGGGGCGAAGGTCCACGCGCCGCTGCCGGCCTTGAACAGGCTGGACAGTGACGCACTGGCGGAGCCCGCATTCGCGGTGAGGCTGATGCTGGGGAAAAACGCCGCGCGGGCCGCGCCAATGTCGATGTTCGCGGACTTGAGGCTGTGCTCCGCCGCCAGTACGTCGGGGCGCCGCTGCAACAGGCTCGACGGCAGCTCGGCCGGCACTTGCACCAACGCCGCTGCCGATCGCAGGTGGGCGTCGGGCAGCAAGGCGTCGGGGATGTCGCTGCCGACCAGCAGGCGCAGGGCGTTGCGGTCCTGGAGGATCTGGCTCTGATACTCGGCCACATCGACCCGCGCCGATTCGACGGTGGTTTGCGCCTGGGCCACGGCCAACGCCGTGGAGCCACCCAGGGTGTGGCTGCGCTGGGTCAGTTCGTAGGTGGATTGCTGGCTGGCCAGGGTCTCTTCGGCCAGTTGCAGGTGCTCGTTGTCGGCGGCCAGGGTCAGCCAGGCGGTGGCCACTTCGGCCACCAGGCTGATTTGCGTGCTGCGCCGGGTTTCGGTCAGCGCCAGGTAGTCTTCCAGCGCTTCGTCCTGCAGGTTCTGCACGCGGCCGAACACGTCGACCTCATAGCTGCTCAGGCCCAATTGCGCGCTGTAGTCGTGGCTGGTCACGGCCGTGCCGCTGCTGGACAGCGAGCCCGGCGTGCGGCTGTGGGTACCGTTGACGCTGGCGTCGAGGGTCGGGAACGCCGCTGCGCGCTGGATGCGGTATTGCGCCTGGGCCTTCTCGATATTCAGGCTGGCCAGGCGCAGGTCGCGGTTATTGGCCAGGGCCAGGGTTTGCAGGTGTGCCAGGCGGCGGTCGGTAAAGAACTGCTGCCACTGGATGTCGGCCGGCACCTCACCCTGCACATCCGCTTGCCATTCGCCAGGCACCGGTGCCTCGGGTTGCTGGTAGTGTGGCGCCAGGTTGATGCAGCCACTCAAGACCACTGCGGCCACTAACGGGAAGAGAAAGCGGGTCATGCGTCACCTTTTTCGACAATGGGCGTCGTGCCGGCTCGGCCAAAGCGGCGGCGAATCAACACAAAAAACAGCGGTACAAAGAAGATCCCCAGCACCGTGGCGCTGAACATGCCGCCCAGCACACCGGTGCCGATGGCCCGGCGCCCGGCGGAACCTGCGCCACTGCTCACGGCCAGGGGCAGCACGCCGAACATGAAGGCCAGGGACGTCATCAGGATCGGCCGCAGACGCTGGCGCACGGCGATCAGCGTCGCCTCGCGCAGGCTGTTGCCTTGCTCCTGCAGGTGCTTGGCAAACTCGACGATCAGGATCGCGTTCTTCGCTGCCAGCCCTACGGTGGTCAGCAGGCCGACCTGGAAGTACACGTCATTGCTCAATCCCGTAAAGCGTGTGGCCCACACCGCGCCGACGATACCCAGGGGCACTACCAGGATCACCGAGAACGGCACCGACCAGCTCTCGTACAGCGCGGCCAGGCACAGGAACACAAACAGGATGGACACCGCATACAGCAACGGCGCCTGGGACCCGGAAAGACGCAACTGGTACGACTGGCCGGTCCACTCGTAGCCGATGCCATCGGGCAGTTGCCGGGCAATCGCCTCCACCGCGTCCATCGCCGTGCCGGAGCTCACACCGGGCGCCGGGTCGCCGACCACTTCCAGCGAGGATGTGCCGTTGTAGCGCTCCAGCAACGGCGAGCCATAGCTCCAGGCACTGCTGGCAAATGACGAAAACGGCACCATTTCATCGTTGCTGTTGCGCACGAACCAGTGGTCCAGATCGGCCGCTTGCATCCGCGTGCTGGCTTCACCCTGCACGTAGACCTTCTTCACGCGGCCCTGGTTGAGGAAGTCATTCACATAGGTGCCGCCCAGCGCCGTGGACAAGGTGCTGTTGATGTCGCTGGTGCTCAGGCTCAGGGCCCCGGCCTTGCGGTCATCGATGCTGATTTTGAGTTGCGGTGCATCGTCCAGGCCATTGCTGCGCACGCCCAGCAGGCGCGGGTCTTGCCTGGCCAGCGCGATGAACTGCTCGCGCGCCGCCACCAATGCGTCGTGGCCAAGACCGGCGAGGTCCTTGAGCTGCAAATCAAACCCCGAGCTCTGGCCGAGGCCACGCACGGCGGGCGGTTGCATCACGAATACATCGGCATCGCCAATGCTTGCCAGGGCCAAGGTGGCACGTTGAGCAATCGTGGCGGCATCGTCCGAGCGCTCACTCCAGTCCTTCAAGCGAATAAACGCCCGTGCGGTGTTCTGGCTGTTGCCGCCCATGCCCAGGCCGCTGATGCTGATCATCGCCTCGACTTCCGGCTGCTTGAGCATGTACGCCTCGAACTGCTGCAACACCGCCTGGGTGCGGCTGTCGGTAGCGCCCACCGGCAGCTGGATTTGCGCCATGAGAATGCCCTGGTCCTCATCCGGCAAAAACGAAGTAGGCAAGCTGGCATAAACCGCCGCCATGGCTGCGGCGATCAGCACATACACCACCAGGCTGCGCCATGAGCGTTGCAGGACAGCGCCGACCAACGCTTCATAGGCGCTGGAACAGCGTTCGAAGGAACGGTTGAACCAACCGAAGAAGCCCCGTTGAACCGCGTGCCCCGGCTTGAGCAGCGTGGCGCACAGTGCCGGCGTGAGGGTCATCGCCACCACCACCGACAGCACCATGGCCGAGACGATGGTCACCGAAAACTGCCGATAGATGATCCCGGTGGAACCGCCAAAAAACGCCATGGGAATAAACACCGCGCTCAGCACCAGGGCGATGCCGACCAGTGCACTGGTGATTTCATTCATCGATTGACGCGTGGCCGCCAGGGCCGACAAGCCCTGCTCGGC
Coding sequences within:
- a CDS encoding SMEK domain-containing protein, with the translated sequence MDHQKLLLEVREEFVWLVRSVESSAAMSLFDIHRIAEKIVLPLFQTIMGWPDLRNLNEEEEGFPAIDLGDDVEHIGIQVTGTTDLEKVKGTLETFLKHDLDDTYKRVIVYVLTDKQRSYKQASIDKVTGSRLTFNGKKDVLDYKDLLKKVAKLEPAKVRAVLELLKSYRLSEDPAQRPTWLIRTETSLAESAPFTPRWLFFAERKIPLLGRSADLDALGVFMADPAPFRWWTLCGPAGIGKTRLAHELELKYRDVWYCGFTDAKNLPKVEQLQQLQRPTLLIFDYAARDAKALKSLLNNCCALSESRTTKLRVLLLEREANGSADWWNELVGGESLNATLIRNHCYRAPLELNALNTHTTALLRTWLQAGAPEVVESLPPPSSPFWSQVKQVSEGRPLLIALIAGAFSRAPHETQVPALRELLLPVLDREARHWETKCADQQQFPGLVQLIALATLTRGLDILQENHQIVVQLDGEEKKYLLIKDDSSQKFRLPTVGELRSDEQLFEQLNSQQLQLWKDLATLISSDQLAPTIKRALEECPPRGVLQPDLIGEFFIDELWRTQMPFAQASRRPSGLPVLTDPSLEAILTSAWSINPHNLLQTLDALKKTTTNIPGYLRLLSMLTSVACKSPAPNKSAPYMLARLLYNAMIKLGTEKSAPQHTQQAYALLATLAQRFPTDQEVGYRLHKAHTHLITDPSSKEINDELARSVNVEAAQFLNEFKQYPNDRFELFWVDTIDIVTRGAMEERDPDRLAEVLESTRLVQEHFGMSPDVNALLAMLYLKIANDLSTADEDNRAIKCEIIPLAVRFLPALTAQIKKGIDLPGLNQADHVRMTRAMVDIMFAFTKLAMPLPVLELKPVLERSLAKVIAPGPALTMSREMTFYVQAAYLSQKKVPAAIALASVLRADVNAPYSIEALQSSLVVWGQALELCVENGDPTSFLVICDKLFSIYPLLSDAGNIIEYFTRALLSLREGMHGLSVAEACLARFSEHLTARTTGASRCACLFKATYLAAVGIGLKDSQQLLDNLEQLFLLIRHRLEFPELNECLNTALVRYWFSKGCPIQMEVFDNCELIVGADDTLLIRVTDTEHVVVNETTLSLVEQAEE
- a CDS encoding efflux transporter outer membrane subunit, producing MTRFLFPLVAAVVLSGCINLAPHYQQPEAPVPGEWQADVQGEVPADIQWQQFFTDRRLAHLQTLALANNRDLRLASLNIEKAQAQYRIQRAAAFPTLDASVNGTHSRTPGSLSSSGTAVTSHDYSAQLGLSSYEVDVFGRVQNLQDEALEDYLALTETRRSTQISLVAEVATAWLTLAADNEHLQLAEETLASQQSTYELTQRSHTLGGSTALAVAQAQTTVESARVDVAEYQSQILQDRNALRLLVGSDIPDALLPDAHLRSAAALVQVPAELPSSLLQRRPDVLAAEHSLKSANIDIGAARAAFFPSISLTANAGSASASLSSLFKAGSGAWTFAPSISVPIFDAGSNRATLDAAKVEKEIQVQTYQQTLQTAFKEVADALAVRSTLDQRLTAQQALTEASQKSYDLSDALYRAGSQSYLEALDSQRSLYSAQQDLITLRLAEQSNRVSLYKVMGGGWQ
- a CDS encoding efflux RND transporter permease subunit produces the protein MARFFIDRPIFAWVIAIVIMLGGALSISQLPLEQYPDIAPPTVRISATYTGASAKTVEDSVTQVIEQQMKGLDNLTYMSASSSSAGSASISLTFGAGTDPDVAQMQVQNKLQQAESRLPQSVQSEGLTVTKGGSDFLMIAALASDNPSVTGTQIGDYISSTLLDSISRIDGVGDVQTLGSGYAMRIWLDPALLEKYALMPSDVSTALEAQNTEVSAGQLGALPAVKGQQLNATISARSKLQTAEEFRNVVVKSGSDGAVVLLGDVATVELGSESYDINSALNGKPAAAMGVQLAAGANALEVGEAVKAKLKELAPFYPTEMQLKNVIAYDTTPFVSLSIEEVVKSLGEAIVLVVLIMFLFLQNLRATLIPAITVPVVLLGTFGVLALFGYSINTLTMFAMVLAIGLLVDDAIVVVENVERVMAEQGLSALAATRQSMNEITSALVGIALVLSAVFIPMAFFGGSTGIIYRQFSVTIVSAMVLSVVVAMTLTPALCATLLKPGHAVQRGFFGWFNRSFERCSSAYEALVGAVLQRSWRSLVVYVLIAAAMAAVYASLPTSFLPDEDQGILMAQIQLPVGATDSRTQAVLQQFEAYMLKQPEVEAMISISGLGMGGNSQNTARAFIRLKDWSERSDDAATIAQRATLALASIGDADVFVMQPPAVRGLGQSSGFDLQLKDLAGLGHDALVAAREQFIALARQDPRLLGVRSNGLDDAPQLKISIDDRKAGALSLSTSDINSTLSTALGGTYVNDFLNQGRVKKVYVQGEASTRMQAADLDHWFVRNSNDEMVPFSSFASSAWSYGSPLLERYNGTSSLEVVGDPAPGVSSGTAMDAVEAIARQLPDGIGYEWTGQSYQLRLSGSQAPLLYAVSILFVFLCLAALYESWSVPFSVILVVPLGIVGAVWATRFTGLSNDVYFQVGLLTTVGLAAKNAILIVEFAKHLQEQGNSLREATLIAVRQRLRPILMTSLAFMFGVLPLAVSSGAGSAGRRAIGTGVLGGMFSATVLGIFFVPLFFVLIRRRFGRAGTTPIVEKGDA